The Alnus glutinosa chromosome 7, dhAlnGlut1.1, whole genome shotgun sequence genome includes a region encoding these proteins:
- the LOC133872216 gene encoding S-formylglutathione hydrolase, translated as METKPTEISSSKMFGGYNKRYKHFSPTLGCSMTFHIYFPPSPSPPHKFPVLYWLSGLTCTDENFITKSGAQRAASSEGVALIALDTSPRGLNVEGEADSWDFGVGAGFYLNATQEKWKNWRMYDYVVKELPKLLSENFPQLDISRASISGHSMGGHGALTIYLKNLDKYKSVSAFSPIVNPINCAWGQKAFTNYLGGNKADWEEYDATCLISKFHDVSATILIDQGVDDKFLHDQLLPHKFEEACKNANVPLLLRLQPGYDHSYYFIATFIDDHIRHHAQALNLP; from the exons ATGGAGACCAAACCAACAGAGATCAGTAGCTCAAAGATGTTTGGAGGGTACAACAAGAGGTACAAGCATTTCAGCCCCACGCTCGGCTGCTCCATGACCTTCCATATCTACTTCCCTCCTTCTCCTTCCCCTCCCCACAAATTCCCT GTACTTTACTGGCTCTCTGGCCTTACCTGCACAGATGAGAACTTTATAACCAAGTCAGGAGCTCAACGTGCTGCTTCGAGTGAAGGTGTTGCTTTGATTGCCCTTGATACATCTCCAA GAGGCCTGAATGTGGAAGGAGAGGCAGACAGCTGGGATTTTGGTGTAG GTGCTGGATTTTATCTGAATGCTACACAAGAGAAGTGGAAGAACTGGCGTATGTATGACTATGTTGTCAAGGAATTGCCAAAACTTCTAAGTGAAAATTTTCCACAGCTTGATATTTCAAGGGCATCTATATCTGGTCATTCCATGGGTGGGCATGGTGCTTTAACAATCTACCTTAAGAACCTGGACAAGTATAAG TCAGTATCCGCTTTTTCACCCATTGTGAATCCTATAAACTGTGCCTGGGGTCAGAAGGCTTTCACAAATTATCTAGGTGGCAACAAAGCTGATTGGGAG GAATATGATGCAACTTGCCTGATATCGAAGTTTCATGATGTGTCTGCTACCATTCTGATTGATCAG GGGGTGGATGATAAATTTTTGCATGACCAGCTGCTGCCCCACAAGTTCGAAGAGGCATGCAAAAATGCTAATGTTCCACTCCTTCTGAGATTGCAGCCTGGTTATGATCACTCTTACTATTTTATTGCCACCTTCATTGATGATCACATCCGCCACCATGCTCAAGCTCTTAACCTTCCATGA
- the LOC133872693 gene encoding uncharacterized protein LOC133872693, translating into MSREDLGLMAVLAQRIWLRRNTLVFEGTFAHPDTVYKEGANSLNEFKRCNEKESIELSPRGTEPISRPSSWIPPPSGIFKVNWDASLGLKKGCIGLGVNVRDCNGVCLGARSVTKQMKVDPKTTEVMTALFAMHFSKEMGFLDVIFEGDAVQVVKEINSVPPYVSRVGHFLENIHLEKGYFRSVRFSYTPRECNAAAHVLAKEASR; encoded by the coding sequence ATGAGCAGGGAGGATCTCGGTCTTATGGCAGTTCTAGCCCAAAGGATATGGCTTCGGAGGAACACATTGGTGTTTGAGGGAACTTTTGCCCATCCTGATACTGTGTACAAAGAAGGGGCAAACTCATTGAATGAATTCAAAAGATGCAACGAGAAGGAAAGCATTGAACTTTCACCAAGGGGAACGGAGCCCATATCTAGACCTTCTTCCTGGATTCCACCTCCCAGTGGTATTTTCAAAGTAAATTGGGATGCCTCATTGGGTTTGAAAAAAGGATGTATTGGGCTTGGGGTGAATGTTAGAGATTGTAATGGAGTCTGCTTGGGGGCTAGGAGTGTGACAAAGCAAATGAAGGTAGACCCCAAGACAACTGAGGTTATGACGGCTTTATTTGCAATGCATTTCAGCAAAGAAATGGGCTTTTTAGATGTAATCTTTGAAGGTGATGCAGTTCAAGTAGTCAAAGAGATAAATTCTGTGCCTCCATATGTTTCACGAGTGGgccattttttagaaaatatccaTCTTGAGAAGGGATATTTCCGGTCGGTGAGATTTTCTTATACTCCACGTGAATGTAATGCTGCAGCCCATGTTTTAGCTAAGGAGGCCTCAAGGTAA